A window from Aerococcus sp. Group 1 encodes these proteins:
- a CDS encoding MIP/aquaporin family protein: MATEVIGEFLGTLILVLLGDGVCANVNLARTKGHNAGWLTITIGWGLAVMVAAYASGYLSPAHLNPAVTIAFAIEGSTPWPSVPAYIIGQMLGAFLGAVILWLHYRDHFNVTEDPDMILGSFATAPEIYAPANNLISEAIGTFILTFGIMSFAQNDLAPGLSTALVGGLIVSIGASLGGPTGYAINPARDLGPRIAHAILPIRHKGDSDWSYAWVPVVGPIIGGVLAAIVFQWIP, translated from the coding sequence ATGGCGACAGAAGTTATCGGTGAGTTTTTAGGGACACTCATTCTGGTCCTTTTAGGGGATGGGGTTTGTGCTAATGTCAATTTAGCACGGACCAAGGGACACAATGCTGGCTGGTTAACCATAACAATTGGCTGGGGCTTGGCGGTTATGGTGGCTGCCTATGCTTCAGGTTATTTAAGCCCTGCCCATCTTAATCCAGCAGTGACTATTGCCTTTGCGATTGAAGGTTCGACACCATGGCCCTCAGTGCCCGCCTATATTATTGGGCAAATGCTAGGTGCTTTCTTAGGGGCAGTGATTTTATGGCTTCATTATCGGGATCATTTTAATGTAACAGAAGATCCTGACATGATATTAGGAAGCTTTGCTACCGCTCCTGAGATTTATGCACCAGCTAACAATTTAATCAGTGAGGCGATTGGGACCTTTATTTTAACTTTTGGAATCATGTCCTTTGCTCAAAATGACCTAGCTCCTGGTTTGTCTACTGCCTTGGTAGGAGGATTGATTGTCAGTATCGGGGCTTCCTTAGGAGGACCGACGGGTTATGCGATTAATCCAGCCCGCGACTTAGGGCCTCGAATTGCCCATGCGATTTTACCAATCCGTCATAAAGGTGATTCAGACTGGTCATACGCTTGGGTACCTGTTGTCGGGCCAATTATTGGTGGTGTGCTAGCTGCCATTGTCTTTCAGTGGATCCCCTAA
- a CDS encoding universal stress protein, producing the protein MYKNYEHILTPVDGSDEAELAFKKAVEVALRNDAELIITHIVDTRSIQTTTGYEGTLSDELVKQAKELLNDYKKYASEKGVKEIQTVIDYGSPKVQIAKELSKEYHADLIMIGATGLNAVERLFIGSVSEYVIRNANCDVLVVRTDLDNVKHEKGKKA; encoded by the coding sequence ATGTATAAGAATTACGAACATATATTGACACCTGTGGATGGTTCCGATGAAGCTGAATTAGCCTTCAAAAAAGCAGTAGAAGTTGCCTTACGTAATGACGCTGAATTAATCATTACTCATATCGTTGATACACGCTCGATTCAAACAACTACTGGTTACGAAGGCACCCTATCCGATGAATTAGTCAAACAAGCTAAAGAATTACTTAATGACTACAAGAAATATGCATCGGAAAAAGGCGTAAAAGAAATCCAAACCGTCATTGATTATGGTTCACCAAAGGTTCAAATTGCTAAAGAACTTTCTAAAGAATACCATGCTGATTTAATCATGATTGGTGCAACGGGACTAAACGCTGTGGAACGCCTCTTCATTGGTTCTGTTTCAGAATACGTCATCCGTAACGCTAATTGTGATGTCTTAGTGGTAAGAACTGACTTAGACAATGTTAAACATGAAAAAGGCAAAAAAGCATAA
- a CDS encoding replication-associated recombination protein A: MNKQAPLAYRMRPKTLEEVVGQGHLVGSGKIIWRMVKAKQLRSMILYGPPGIGKTSIASAIAGSTKLSFRQLNAATDNKKALQEVVAEAKFSGSLILMLDEIHRLDKTKQDFLLPHLESGLLILIGATTENPYININPAIRSRAQIFELHPIEADQIKVAIDHALENKERGLGKYPIQLSNEARDYLANYSNGDLRSALNALELAALSTEENAEGQILIDLSVAEECLQKKAFDHDEDGDMHYDVVSAFQKSIRGSDVNAALHYAARLIEAGDLNSLCRRLMVCAYEDIGLANPEACQRAVTACQAAQKIGLPEARIPLAHAIIDLSLSPKSNSAIQAIDQALADIRSGKAGVIPKHLRDAHYSGAKKLGRGIAYKFPHDYPNHWIAQDYLPETLSDRQYYQACQTGKYEQALEQMRQMRERQK; this comes from the coding sequence GTGAATAAACAAGCCCCCCTAGCCTACAGAATGCGCCCGAAGACCCTAGAAGAAGTTGTTGGTCAAGGACACCTAGTTGGCTCCGGTAAAATCATCTGGCGGATGGTTAAAGCGAAGCAGTTAAGGTCAATGATTTTATACGGTCCTCCTGGTATTGGTAAAACATCAATAGCTAGCGCTATTGCCGGTTCCACTAAGTTAAGTTTTCGGCAATTGAATGCGGCAACAGATAATAAAAAGGCCTTACAAGAAGTCGTGGCTGAAGCAAAGTTTTCCGGCAGTCTTATTTTAATGTTAGATGAAATTCACCGCCTGGATAAAACAAAACAAGACTTTCTCCTCCCGCATTTAGAAAGCGGGCTATTGATTCTGATCGGGGCAACGACCGAAAACCCTTATATCAATATCAATCCTGCTATCCGCTCGCGGGCACAGATTTTTGAGCTTCACCCTATAGAGGCTGATCAAATCAAAGTAGCTATTGACCATGCCCTCGAAAATAAAGAACGGGGCCTCGGCAAGTACCCTATTCAATTAAGTAATGAGGCCAGGGACTACTTAGCCAATTACTCCAATGGCGATTTACGGTCAGCTCTCAATGCATTAGAACTAGCGGCTTTATCAACTGAGGAGAATGCTGAAGGCCAAATTCTGATCGACTTAAGCGTAGCAGAGGAATGTTTACAAAAGAAGGCCTTTGACCATGATGAAGATGGTGACATGCACTATGATGTGGTGTCTGCCTTTCAGAAAAGTATTCGTGGCAGTGATGTCAACGCTGCCCTTCATTATGCCGCCCGTTTAATTGAAGCTGGTGATTTGAACAGCCTCTGCCGGCGTTTAATGGTATGCGCCTATGAAGATATTGGCTTGGCTAACCCCGAAGCCTGTCAGCGGGCGGTCACTGCCTGCCAAGCTGCCCAGAAAATTGGACTGCCGGAAGCCAGGATTCCTTTGGCTCACGCCATTATTGACCTGTCCCTATCCCCTAAATCCAATTCAGCCATTCAGGCCATTGATCAAGCCTTAGCAGATATTCGTTCAGGAAAAGCTGGCGTCATCCCCAAACATCTCCGTGACGCCCACTACAGTGGTGCTAAGAAATTGGGAAGAGGAATTGCTTACAAGTTCCCCCACGATTACCCCAACCATTGGATTGCTCAAGATTACTTACCAGAAACCTTGTCTGACAGGCAATACTACCAAGCCTGCCAAACAGGCAAATATGAGCAAGCCTTAGAGCAAATGCGGCAAATGCGAGAAAGGCAAAAATAA